In Thiovibrio frasassiensis, one DNA window encodes the following:
- a CDS encoding glycosyltransferase family 4 protein: MQVLIVSQYFYPENFSINDVAGTLLEKGIEVEVLTGKPNYPCGEIFAGYRAWGCQQDTHRGININRIPILPRGRGGWWLALNYLSFILAGLLFAPWMLRKKRFDVIFIYAPSPILQAIPAIFLGWLKRCPVVLWVQDLWPESLSATGYVRNRAVLKLVERVVRFIYRHVDLLLVQSRAFEGPVCALASGTPIEYCPNSVGDTFAISATNETPSVEGLGEGFSVMFAGNIGAAQAVGVIVEAASFLREYVDIHFVVLGDGSSRESMLKEVRQRGLTNLHLPGRFPVETMPGFMQKASVLLVTLADQPIFAATVPNKVQAYMAAGKPIIACLNGEGARLVVEAKAGLAIPAEDSMALADAILYLYKHSPEERAKMGENGRRYYQEHFAHDRLIDQLIRQLCRVSQSEKDIP; the protein is encoded by the coding sequence TTGCAGGTTTTGATTGTTAGTCAATATTTCTACCCGGAAAATTTCAGCATCAATGATGTTGCTGGCACTTTATTGGAAAAAGGCATTGAGGTTGAGGTTCTGACTGGCAAGCCGAACTATCCTTGTGGAGAAATATTCGCTGGTTACAGGGCATGGGGATGCCAACAAGATACTCATCGGGGTATTAATATCAACCGTATTCCAATATTGCCAAGAGGACGCGGAGGATGGTGGTTGGCTCTGAACTACCTGTCTTTCATTCTGGCTGGATTATTGTTCGCTCCCTGGATGTTGCGCAAAAAAAGATTCGATGTGATCTTTATCTACGCACCTTCTCCGATACTTCAGGCAATTCCAGCGATCTTCCTTGGGTGGCTGAAGAGATGTCCGGTGGTGTTGTGGGTGCAGGACCTGTGGCCGGAAAGTCTGTCGGCGACGGGGTATGTGCGAAATAGGGCGGTACTTAAGCTGGTTGAGCGGGTGGTGCGTTTTATTTATCGCCATGTTGATTTGCTCTTGGTGCAGTCAAGGGCATTTGAGGGGCCGGTCTGTGCTTTGGCATCAGGTACACCCATCGAATATTGTCCTAACTCGGTGGGCGACACCTTTGCGATTTCCGCCACTAATGAGACACCCTCAGTCGAGGGCCTTGGGGAAGGGTTTTCTGTGATGTTCGCCGGTAATATCGGTGCGGCGCAGGCTGTTGGGGTGATAGTTGAGGCCGCCTCCTTTTTGAGGGAATATGTGGACATTCATTTTGTTGTTTTGGGAGACGGGAGTTCTCGCGAATCGATGTTGAAGGAGGTGCGACAGCGTGGGCTGACCAATCTTCATCTGCCAGGACGGTTCCCCGTGGAGACGATGCCTGGCTTTATGCAGAAAGCATCGGTGTTGTTGGTGACGCTCGCGGACCAGCCGATCTTTGCGGCGACTGTTCCCAACAAAGTGCAGGCATATATGGCGGCAGGTAAGCCGATCATTGCCTGTTTGAATGGCGAGGGTGCGCGTCTAGTCGTTGAAGCCAAGGCCGGATTGGCCATACCCGCAGAAGATTCGATGGCTTTGGCAGATGCGATCTTGTATCTATATAAGCATTCGCCCGAAGAACGTGCAAAAATGGGAGAGAATGGACGGAGGTATTACCAGGAGCACTTCGCCCATGATCGTTTGATTGACCAGTTAATCAGGCAGTTGTGCAGAGTGTCGCAGAGCGAAAAGGATATTCCGTGA
- a CDS encoding dTDP-4-dehydrorhamnose reductase family protein, which translates to MKVLVIGASGMIGSTFLRILSEKNDWKVFGTVRDRSVKRFFSALGGERLISGVDVQHHDLLVRILDEIRPDVVVNCAGLTKHKPDAEDPLVSIPINTLMPHRLAGLCKLVGARLIHVSTDCIFSGEKGGYVENDFADARDVYGKSKALGEVNYPHAITLRTSTIGHELQSQFGLLEWFLLQERCCKGYTRAIFSGLPTVVFAQVVRDVVIPRKELSGVYHVAAQPISKYDLLKLIADVYGKTIDIVPDEQLVIDRSLNADRFRDVTGYVAPSWPELIQLMHTYK; encoded by the coding sequence GTGAAAGTATTGGTGATCGGCGCGAGCGGAATGATAGGCAGTACGTTCCTGCGCATCTTGAGCGAGAAAAATGATTGGAAAGTCTTCGGCACGGTTCGTGACAGAAGTGTGAAACGATTTTTTTCAGCTTTGGGCGGTGAGCGCCTGATATCGGGCGTTGATGTCCAACACCATGATTTATTGGTAAGGATTCTGGATGAGATACGACCGGATGTGGTCGTCAATTGTGCTGGCTTGACTAAGCACAAACCGGACGCTGAAGATCCGCTGGTTTCCATTCCGATCAATACTTTGATGCCACACCGTCTTGCGGGGTTGTGCAAGCTAGTTGGTGCTCGCCTAATACATGTCAGCACGGACTGCATCTTCTCCGGAGAAAAAGGTGGATACGTCGAAAATGATTTTGCCGATGCGCGCGATGTGTATGGGAAATCCAAGGCACTAGGCGAGGTGAATTATCCGCACGCCATTACATTGCGCACTTCGACCATAGGTCATGAATTGCAAAGCCAATTCGGTCTGCTGGAGTGGTTCCTATTGCAAGAAAGGTGTTGTAAGGGGTATACTCGTGCCATTTTTTCCGGGTTGCCAACGGTGGTTTTTGCACAAGTCGTGCGTGATGTGGTAATCCCGCGCAAAGAGTTGTCTGGCGTTTATCATGTCGCAGCGCAGCCCATTTCCAAATACGACCTACTAAAATTGATTGCTGATGTGTATGGCAAAACGATCGATATTGTCCCGGATGAGCAGTTGGTGATTGACCGTTCACTCAATGCAGATCGTTTCCGGGATGTCACGGGCTATGT